The genomic segment AGCTTTCTGTCTCGCCTCGACGCCGACCTCGAGGCGTCGGTCCGTGAAGCGATCGGCCGCGTCTTTCGCGAAATGCTCTTGAACGCGATCGAATGGGGCGGAAAGCTCGATCCCACCCGGGAAGTGCGCGTCACCTATCTGCGGGCGAAGAAGTTGATTCTCTACCGCATCGCCGACCCGGGCGAAGGCTTCCGCTTCGAGGAGATCGACCACGCCGCGGTGCGGAATCCCCAGGACAATCCCATGGGACACATGGAGATTCGAGAGCAGAAAGGAATCCGGCCCGGTGGCTTCGGAATCCTGATGTCGCAGTCGCTGGCCGACGAGCTTCTCT from the Vicinamibacteria bacterium genome contains:
- a CDS encoding ATP-binding protein, with translation YALLAKPIDPTPLLSLVEKAASDPGNGSRIRVLSAKPHWVELAVPCDRDAAERIQSFLSRLDADLEASVREAIGRVFREMLLNAIEWGGKLDPTREVRVTYLRAKKLILYRIADPGEGFRFEEIDHAAVRNPQDNPMGHMEIREQKGIRPGGFGILMSQSLADELLYNEARNEVVFIKYLDAGS